The Streptomyces sp. ICC1 DNA window GCAGAGGGGGACCACGGCGGTGCGCTCGTGGAGGGGGTTGCCGGGCGCGCCGGGGCCGACCGCGGCCCAGCAGGCGGCGGCGGTCGGTTCCACGAAGAGCCCGCGCCCGGCCAGGTCGAGCTGGGCCGCGCGGACGCGGTCGTCCGGGACGGTCAGGAAGGTGCCGCCGGACTTACGGACGGCCGCCAGGATCTGGCGGGCCCGGGGCGGGGCCGGGATCGCGATGCCCTCGGCCACCGTGGGGAGCTGCGGGACCGGTTCGGCGTCCTCGGCGCCCGCGTGGAAGGCCGAGGCCAGCGGGGCGACCGCCGCCGACTGGACGGCGATCAACACCGGCGGGCGGACCCCGCGGCGGCCCAGCTCCTCGATCGCCAGCGCGGCCCCGAGCAGCAGCGTGCCGTTGCCGACGGGGACCACCAGCACCTCGGGGAGGTGGCCGCCGAGCGCCTCCCACACCTCGTAGACGTAGGTCTTGGTGCCGTGCAGGAAGTAGGGGTTGAAGACGTGGCTGGCGTAGAAGACCCCGGGGAGGTCGGCCGCCTCGCGCGCCGCCACCGCCGCCGCCTCGCGGCCGCCCGGCACCACCCGGACCGTCGCGCCGTGCGCGCGCATCTGCTCCGTCTTCTTCGCCGAGGTGCCCTCCGGCACGAAGACCTCACAGGCGAGCCCGGCCCGCGCGCAGTACGCCGCGAACGCCGTCCCGGCGTTGCCGCTGCTGTCCGCGACCACCCGCTCGGGGCCCAGCCGGCGCGCGAGCTCCGCGAGCATCACGGCGCCCCGGTCCTTGAACGACAGCGTGGGCATCAGGAAGTCGAGCTTGGCGTGCACCCGTTCCGCCAGCGGCACCAGCGGGGTGTTCCCCTCCGCCAGGGTCACGCCGTACGCCCCGGTCAGCGGCAGTGCGGGGCCGTACCGCCAGAGCGAGCCGGGGCCCGCCGCCGGGTCCAGCGGGACGCCGGGATCGGGGGTGAAGTCGAGGTCCCACGGCCCGCCGCAGAGGGGGCAGCACCAGGGCGCGGTCCGGGCGTCCGCCCGCGCGCCGTCTTCGGGGCAGACGTAGCCGGGGAGTGCGTGCGTCATGTGCGGAGCGCCTTTGCTCGTTCATGGCTTGCGTATGGCACGGATGTTACGCGTCCGTTGTCCTCTTGTGGGGAGCCGAGTCGGTGGGTCAACCTTTCAGGAGCGGCGGCCCGTTGGGCCGAATGCCGCATGGTCGAACCTGCCATGCGCATTGTCATGGCCATGCCCAAACCCGGGGCCGGGACAGCCGCGCACCCCCCGCAGCGCACCACCTATGAGGAGGAACCCTCACATGTCCGTGATGCGTCACACCCGCCGGAAGATCGCCGGCATCGGCGCGACCGCCACCTTGGCCCTCGCGCTCGGCGCCGCCGGCGCCTTACCCGCCTTCGCGGCCTCGGACGCCCCGCAGGGCGTCATCGAGAACGCCGGTGCCGAGGGCACCGTCTCCGGCAGCTACATCGTGACCCTGAACGACTCCGCCGCCCGCTCCACCGCCGACAGCGGGAAGGCCGTCGCCAAGCGGTACGGCGCGAGGATCGACCGGACCTACAGCGCCGCCCTCAACGGCTACTCCGTCGAGGTCTCCGAGGCGCAGGCCAGGGAGCTCGCCGCCGACCCCGCCGTCAAGTCGGTCGTGCAGAACCGGGTGTTCACCGTCGACACCACCCAGCCGAACCCGCCCTCCTGGGGCCTGGACCGGATCGACCAGGCGGCGCTCCCGCTGAACCAGAGCTACACCTACCCGGACAAGGCCGGCGAGGGCGTCACGGCCTACATCATCGACACCGGCGTCCGCAAGACGCACCAGGACTTCGGCGGCCGCGCCTCCGACGGCTACGACGCCATCGACAACGACAACACCGCGCAGGACGGCCACGGCCACGGCACGCACGTGGCCGGCACCGTCGCGGGCACCTCGTACGGCGTGGCCAAGAAGGCCAAGATCGTCGGCGTCCGTGTGCTCGACAACAACGGCTCCGGTACGACCGCCCAGGTCGTCGCCGGCATCGACTGGGTGACCCGGAACGCCGTCAAGCCGGCCGTGGCGAACATGTCGCTCGGCGGCGGCGCGGACTCCGCGCTCGACACCGCCGTACGCAACTCCATAGCCTCCGGCATCACCTACGCCGTCGCGGCGGGCAACGAGACGGCCAACGCCTCCACCAAGTCCCCGGCGCGCGTCGCCGAGGCGATCACGGTCGGCGCCACCACCAACACGGACGCCAAGGCCAGCTACTCCAACTTCGGCGCGGTCCTGGACCTCTTCGCGCCGGGCTCCTCGATCACCTCCACGTGGGGCACGGGCGACACGGCCACCAACACCATCTCGGGCACGTCGATGGCCTCTCCGCACGTCGCGGGCGCGGCCGCCCTCTACCTCGCGGACAACCCGGGCAGCACCCCGGCCCAGATCTCCGCGGGCCTCGTCGCCGCCGCGACCCCGAACGTCGTGACCAGCCCCGGCACCGGCTCCCCGAACCGCCTGCTCCGCGTCGGCACCGGTACCACCCCGCCCAACCCGGGCACCCGCTTCGAGAACCTGAACGACTACGCGATCGCCGACAACTCCACCGTCGACTCGCCGGTCACCGTCAGCGGGATCTCCGGCAACGCCCCGGCCACGCTGAGCGTCTCGGTCGACATCAAGCACACGTACATCGGTGACCTGAAGGTCGACCTGGTCGCCCCCGACGGCACCCTGTACAACCTGCACAACCGCACCGGTGGCAGCGCGGACAACATCATCAAGTCCGTGACGGTCAACGCCTCCTCCGAGGTCGCCAACGGAGTGTGGAAGCTCCGGGTCAACGACAACGCGAACATCGACACCGGCAAGATCGACTCCTGGGCGCTCCAGTTCTGAGCGGAGCGTGAGCGGGTGACGCGGTGAAGTGCGGGGGCGACCGTTCAGGCGGTCGCCCCCGCTGCGTACGATTCGCGCATTCGTTCGCACGCGGATCCGGGCGGACGCTCCCCGTCGCCGCCATGCCCTGATGGAGCACCCCACCCCGTGAGCAGCCAGCCCCCGCACCAGTGGCCCGCACCGCCTCCGTCCCCGACGCCGCCGCCGTACGGAGGCCCGTACGCAGGCCCGTACGGGCCTGCGGACCGGCAGCCGCCCGCGCTCAACGGCTTCGCGCTCGCCTCGCTGCTCGTGGGGCTGCTGTGCTTCCCGCCGCTGGGCATCGTCTTCGCGGTCGTGGCCCTCGTACAGATCGCGAAGAAGGGCGAGCGGGGCAAGGCGCTCGCCGTGGTCGGGCTGGTGGTGTCCGTGGTGATGAGCGCGGCCGTCGTCCTCGCGGTCCCCGTCGTGGAGCGGGCCGCGGACGAGCTCGGCGAACGGGCGCGCGCGGCGCGGCCGTCCGGGGACGTCGCGGGCGTGCTCACGGACGCCGCCGAACTGCGCGTCGGGCACTGCTTCAACGTTCCCGGCGGGGACCTGTACGCCGCCGCGCCGCTGGTGTACCGGATCGACTGCGCCGAGATCCACGACGCGGAGGTCACCTCCGCGACGTCGCTGGGCGGGCGGCGGTTCCCGGGCGCGGAGGAGCTGAGGGACACCGCGGCGCGCGACTGCCTGAGCGCGCAGGACGCGTACGCGATGGACACGTGGGCGCTGCCCGCGTACGCGGAGTCGTTCTACTTCGCCCCCACGCGCGGGAGCTGGAGCGACGGCGACCGGCGGATCGTCTGCGTGATCGGGACGGCGGAGCAGGACCACCGGGGCAGCCTGCGCAAGGACGCCGGCACGCTGACGCCCGACCAGGTGGCCTTCCTGCGGACGATGAACGGGGTCGACGCGGTGCTGAGCCGCGCGCCGGAGGGGGACGTGGACGACGAGCTGCCGGCGTACCGGGACTGGGCGCGGGAGGTGGACCTGGCGCTGGGGGACGAGGCCCGGCTGCTCGACGGGGCGAAGGCGCGGCCGGAGCTGTCCGGGCCGGCGGGCGTGCAGCGGGAGCGGCTGGACGTCGCGCGGCGCGAGTGGCAGCGGGCGGCGCTGGCGAAGACCCCGGACGGGTTCCTGGACGCGTGGGACCGGGCGGCCGCCGCGCTGCCCGTCGAGGTGGAGAAGGTGCTGCGCGGGGCCTACGGGCTGTCCACGACGGTTCCGCCGTGGCTGGAGGAGCCCGCGGGGGACGGACCGGGTGCGCCCGGCACGCCGCCGGGGCCGGGCCGCAGCCCGTCCGTGGAGTCCGCGTGACCGTAACGAGGGGTAACGCGCGGTAACGTGCGGCGGTGTCCGTGAACGCGCGGGTTTGAGTGACCTGGCTTCATCACTTCGGGTGAAACTCTGGCCCTTGCTTGCGATGTACAACCGTCGGTTGCCAGGGTGTAGCTGTCTGTCAACCTGATGGGAGTGGCCAGTGACATTCGGCGAGCAGCCGGCCTATCTGCGGGTCGCCGGGGATCTGCGACGGAAGATCGTCGACGGGTCCCTGCCACCGCACGCCCGGCTGCCTTCACAGGCCCGGATCCGCGAGGAGTACGGGGTCTCCGACACCGTGGCCCTGGAGGCGCGCAAGGTCCTCATGGCGGAGGGGCTGGTCGAGGGCCGCTCCGGATCCGGGACGTACGTGCGCGAGCAGCCCGTGCCGCGGCGCGTCGCCCGCTCCGGCTACCGCACGGGCGGGGTGTCGACGCCCTTCCGCCAGGAGCAGGCGGAGGCGGGCGCCCGCGGCACGTGGGACTCCAACAGCGAACAGGTCGAGGCCCCGGCGGACATCGCCGAGCGGCTCGGCATCGAGGCGGGCGCCCGCGTGATGCGCACGCGGTACGTCTACCGCGACGCGGGGGAGGCGATGATGCTGTCGACCTCGTGGGAGCCGCTGGCCGTGACCGGCCGGAGTCCGGTGATGCTTCCGGAGGAGGGGCCGCTGGGCGGGTCCGGTGTGGTGGACCGGATGGCCGCGATCGACGTGGTCGTGGACAACGTGGTGGAGGAGGTCGGCGCGCGGCCGGGCCTGGCGGCGGAGAGCCTGCTCCTCGGCGGGGTGCCGGGGCACGTGGTGCTGGTGATCGGGCGCACGTACTTCGCGTCCGGCCGGGCCGTGGAGACCGCGGACGTCGTGGTCCCGGCGGACCGCTACCGCCTGGCCTACCACCTGCCGGTGCGGTAGCCGGTGGTCTGCGGGGCGGTCGCTCGTGCGTGGGATCGTCGGAGAATCTGAGCGGGGAAGCGAAAGGTGCGGCGCTGCGGTGAAGATCGTCGTGCAGGTGAAGCTCATGCCTACGCCCGAGGTGGCGTCGGCACTTGAGTGCACCCTGCGCACGGCGAACGAGGCGGCGAACTGGCTCTCCGCGCAGGCATACGAGCGGGGCGAGACCTCGCGTAGGGCGTTGCAGGGCTTCGCCTATCACGATCTGAAGGCCCGGGGCTTGTCGGCGCAGCCCGCGCTGCATGTGCTGCGGAAGGTTGCCGACGCCTACACCACCCTGCGCGCGAACATCCGTGCCGGGAACCTGGGCAAGCCCGGATCCAAGCGTCGGGCCAAGGCCGAGTCGAAGCCGATCGTCTTCCGGGAGGATGCGGCGCAGCCGTACGACGACCGTTGCCTGTCTTGGCAGGTGGACGAGCAGATCGTCTCCATCTGGACGACCACCGGTCGCCTGCGCGGGGTGCAGTTCGTCTGCTCCGAGCAGGCCCGCAAGCTGCTGGTCGAACACCGCAAGGGCGAATCGGACCTGGTACACCGTGACGGAATGTGGTTCCTGATCGCCACGTGCGAGGTTCCCGAGGCCGAGCCCATCGAGCCGACCGATTTCCTCGGCGTGGACCTGGGCATCGTCAACATCGCCACCACCTCGGACGGGAAGATCCACGCCGGACACAGGCTGAACCGATACCGCAAGTGTCAGCTTGCCCTGCGGGCCAAGCTCCAGAAGAAGGGCACGAAGTCCGCCAAGCGCGTACTCAAGCGGCAGTCCCGCAAGGAGCAGCGCAAGGCGACCGAGGCCAACCACATCATCTCGAAAAACATCGTGACCGAGGCTGAACGCACCGGACGCGGGATCGGCATGGAAGACCTTGCCGGTATCCGCCAGCGGGTACGGCTTCGCAAGCCCCAACGGGTCGCGCTGCACTCCTGGGCCTTCGCCCAGCTCGGCCAGTTCGTGGAATACAAGGCGCGTCGTGCCGGTGTCCCCGTGCTGTTCGTCGACCCCGCCTACACCTCCCGCATGTGCGCGGAGTGCGGGCACACAGACAAGCTGAACCGTGTCTCTCAGGGACGGTTCGCGTGCCGGTCGTGCGGATTCGTTGATCACGCAGACCGCAATGCCTCCCGCAACATCCGCGCACGTGCGTGGGATTTGTGGCGAAGCGGGGCGGAGTCACACGCCCCTGCGCCCGCTTAGGGTGCTGGACGGAGGGGACTACCCAGCAGCCAGTTGGGCTCTACCTCCAAGCCCGGCCCTTTAGGGCCGGGTAGCTGATGCGCGCCTACCTGTACTCGGTCAATCCGGCCGGTTTCGGCGCGATGGTGATCGCCTCCACGGTCTCGATCCTCGCCTTCTTCGGCCTTTTCGGGACATACGCCGAGGCCTTCTCCACCTTCATCGCGGCCGGACTCGCGCTCGTCCTCTGCCCGTTGATCGCGTGGGCGACGAAGGGGAAGTACTACCTGGCCAGGACGAACACCGTCAACGGCCCCGGGGTCGAGATCGCGGACGTCACCGCGACGCACCTCTGTTCCGTCTGCGAGACCGCGTACGAACTCCCCGACATCGCCGACTGCCCAGTACAGTCCGGCCCGATCTGCTCGCTCTGTTGTTCACTCGACGCGACCTGCGGGGACGTCTGCCGCACGGCCTCCCCGGGCGGGGCGGTGATTCTGCCGCTGCCGACCGTGCGCGGGGTCTGAACCGGCGCGCACGGCCCACTCGTACGCATGGCCGGATGCGTACGCCCGGGAGGTACCTCTTCGTGAAAAACCGTATCCGCTGAGTAAAGGTCGGGCGTAGGCTCGGGCATATGCGCAATGCGGTTTCCCGGGCAGGTACGTCGGCGGAGGGTGAAACGCGATGAACGACAGCGGTGCCCTGCTCCCGTGGCTGGTCATACGGCAGGACGACAACGGCAACCGCTACCGGGTGGGCCGGTACTCCACCCGGGCCGAGGCCCAGAAGGTCGCCGACAGCCTCGAGGACAGAGGGCACAAGCAGCTCTACTGGATCGAGCGGCTCGTCCAGGGCAGCACCGCCGGCCGGACCGCCACGACGAACTGAGCGGGTCGCCGCTCCCGCCGCCGCTGCCATAGGCTCCGCCCATGACTGTACGAGTGGTCGTGGGCGGAGCCCTTTGTCATGAGGGCCGCCTGCTGGCGGCCCGCCGCAGCGCGCCCCCGGAGCTCGCCGGCCGCTGGGAGCTGCCGGGCGGCAAGACCGAGCCCGGCGAGTCGGTGCCCGAGGCGCTCGTACGGGAACTGCGCGAGGAACTCGGAGTCGAGACCGAGGCGCTGGAGCGGATCCCGGGGGAGTGGCCGCTGAAGCCCGGCCTCGTCCTGCACGTGTGGACGGCCCGGCTGCTCTCCGGCGACCCGGTCGCGCTGGAGGACCACGACGAGCTGCGCTGGCTCGCGCCCGGCGAGCTGGACTCGGTGGACTGGCTCGACCAGGACCGGCCGGCGGTCGCCGAGGCCGGCCGCAGACTGGCGGCGGAGGCCGGGTCGCGAGCGGACCCGGACGCCGGGGCGGGGTCTCCAGCGGACCCGGACGCCGGGGCGCGGGCCGCCGGCGCCGCGGGGGTGGCTCGCGGGGGCGCGTGACGCGCACGCGGCTAGGCCGTCTGCGCCACAGTGCGCCGGTCCGTGGGGGAGCGAGTGGTACGACGCCGCGAATATCGGGTATGTCGCTATTAATCCCTATCTCGTACTTGTCCCCCGTGGTTCTGTCCCTGTCGAACCGGACTGGGGTCGCCAGCCGGCCCGGGAAGTGATCGGCGTGATCGACACAGACGGTGAATGCGCCGAGTGGGCCTTCCCCGCCGAACCGGGTGCCGTCCGCACCGCGCGCCACGCGGTGCGCGGCACCCTTCGCGACTGGGGTCTGGACTCCGTCGGCGATGTCACCGTCCTGCTGGTCAGCGAGCTGGTCACCAATTCCCTGCGCTACGCCTCCGGCCCCATCGGGGTGCGCCTGGTACGGCGCAATCCGGCCGCCGCGGGGGTGCCCGCGGGTCCGGCACTTCTCGTGGAGGTTTCGGATCCGCTTCCGGATCCGCCCCGCGAACGGATCGCCAAGCCCGATGACGAGGGGGGTCGCGGGCTGCATCTGGTGGCGGTCTCGGCACAGCGCTGGGGGACCCGGCACGGGAAGTCGGGCAAGACCGTGTGGTTCGAGTTGGCTCTTCCTGGTGAGTAACAAGGTGAAGGGCAGCCGACGATCACACGGCTTGGCTGAAAAACAACGGGATCCTTTTGTGATCGCGAAGGCCGTGTCGTACGGGGCCATGGTGCTGAATACTTCGGTCATGGCCGGTCCGGTTGCGGTGAGCTGGAGGGGACGGTCGCGTGAGCGAGATACCTGTACAGGCACATCAGGCGCGTGAGGCCCGTGTGTCCCGTGAGGTTGTGCCCGGGGAGACCTGGCACGACTCCCTGTGGCACAGCAGCCCGCCTGGCTCGATATATGACTACATAAAGGTCGCCTCGTTCTCGATCGGGCCCGATGGCCTGATCGACCAGTGGAGTCTGCGCGCGGAGGAGCTCTTCGGGCTGACCCCGGCGCAGGCCGTCGGCCAGGACCCGGTCGACGCCTTCATGCCGCCCGAGCTCCGCGCCGACGGGCACCGCCGGGTCGCCGGAATTCTCGATGGCAAGGAATGGACGGGTCTGATCCCCTTCCGGATCCCCGGCGGCGACGGCAGGCACGGCGTGGCCGAGATCTACGTGATGCCCACCCGGACCGAATCCGACGAGCGGGCCGCGCTCTGCGTGGTGGTCGACGTACGGGCGCTGCGCCGGATCGAATCCGATCTGGCCGCCTCACAGGCGATATTCGGCCAATCTCCTTTCGGTTTCCTGCTCTTCGGTACGGACCTCACCGTGCAGCGCGCCAACCGCCGCTTCGCGACCGTCTTCGGCGGTGCCGCCGAGGAGCACCGCGGCCGCACCGTCCACGACTACCTGCCCCCGCACGAGGCCGACCGGATGGCCGAGGCCCTGCGCAGGGTCCTGGAGACCGGCGACTCCGTCACCGACCTCCAGATCACCGGCGCGGCCCCCGGCAGCCGCGAGCACCGCCACTGGTCCATCAACCTCTACCGCGTCCACGGCGGCACCGGCCGCCCCATCGGCGTCGCCGGCCTCGGCACCGACGTCACCCGCCGCCACCTCGCCGCCCGCGAGGCCGCCGGGGTCCGGCGCAACCTGGCCCTCCTGAACGAGGCCGGACACCGCATCGGCAACTCCCTCGACCTGGAGACCACCGCCCGCGAGCTCCTCGACGTCACCGTCCCCGGCTTCTGCGACCTGGCCGCCGTCGACCTCTACCAGGGGCTGCTGCTCGGCGACGACGACCGCCCCGCCCGCCCGCAGGGGCCCGGCGTACCCAGCCTGCCCGGTCCCGGCCGGGCGCCCTCGGCGCCGCTGCGGCGGGTCGCCTTCGCCTCGGCGGTCTCCGACGCGCCGCTGTCGGGTCCGGGCGCGCTGGTCTCCGTAGGGGAGATCCACCGCTACCCGGCCGGGTCGCCCGGCGCGCTCGCGCTGCGGACGGCGCGGCCGCGGCTGGTCGAGGGCGGCGGACCGGAATCGGGGGACCTCGTCCAGTCCACGCTCGTCGTGCCGCTCGTCGCGCACGACACGGTGGTCGGGCTCGCCCAGTTCTCCCGCACCAAGGGCAGCGAGCCCTTCGGCGAACGCGACCGGGCGGTCGCCGTCGAGCTCGCCGCACGGGCCGCCGTCTGCATCGACAACGCGCGGCTCTACCGCCGCGAGCACGAGCGCGCGCTCATGCTGCAGCGAAGCCTGCTGCCCCCCGGCGACCCGGAGGCGGCCGGACTCGACATCGCCTGCCGCTACCTGCCCGGAAACGCGGCCACCGAGGTCGGCGGCGACTGGTTCGACGTCATCGAGCTGCCCGGGCACCGCACCGCGCTGGTCGTCGGCGACGTCATGGGCCGCGGGCTGCGGGCGGCCGTCGCGATGGGTGAACTGCGCACCGCGGTCCGCACGCTCGCGCTGCTCGACCTGGAACCGGCGGAGGTGCTGACCGCGCTGGACGAGGTCGCGCGCGGGCTCGGCGCGCCCGGCGGCTCCCAGCAGGCGTCCCGGGCGGCACTGCACTCGCGCGACGCCGACCGCTCGGAGGTCTACCTCGCGACGTGCGTCTACGCCGTCTACGACCCGGTGACGCGGCGCTGCACGATCGCCAACGCGGGCCACATGCCGCCCGTGCTGGTGGAACCGGTGGAGGAGGGCGGCGAGCCGCGGCCCGGCCTGCTGCTGGAGATCCCGCCGGGCATGCCGCTGGGCGTGGGCGGGGAGCCGTTCGAGGAGGTCGAGGTCGAACTGCCCGAGGGCGCGCTGCTCGCGCTGTACACGGACGGCCTGGTCGAATCGCGCGACCACCCGCTCGAGGAGGGCCTGCGGGGCCTGCGGGACGCGCTGGCCGACCCCGCGCGACCGCTGGAGGAGGTCTGCGACCACGTCCTCAACACCCTGGACACCCGGCACGGGGAGGACGACATCGCGCTGCTGATGGCCCGCGTCCAGGGCCTGCCGGTGGACGCGGTCGGGGACTGGCAGCTGCCGCGCGAGGCGCGCTCGGTGGGCCGGGCCCGCGAACTTGCCCGGGCCAAGCTGCCGGCGTGGGGCCTGGAAGGCCTGCTCGACACCACGGAACTGCTGGTGAGCGAGCTCGTCACGAACGCCCTGCGGTACGGCGAGGGTGAGATCCGCCTGCGCCTCCTGCTGGACCGGACCCTCGTGTGCGAGGTCTGGGACGCGAACCTGGCCCAGCCCCGGCGGCGCCGGGCGCGCGACACGGACGAGGGCGGCCGCGGCCTCCAGCTGGTGGGCCTGCTCTCGGCGGGCTGGGGCACCCGCCGCACCCACCGGGGCAAGACGGTCTGGTTCGAACTCCCGCTCCCGGGCGCGGTGGCGGAGTCCGTGACGGAGCTCTCGGCGGAGCAGCTGCTGAGCATGTACGGGTGAGCGCGGCCGGGTAGTGCGCCACCCGGGCCTGGCCGCGGCCAGGCCCGGGAAGGTGCGGGGGAAGGCTCTAGTAGGGCTTGTTCAGGCTGCCGGTCTTCAGGGCGGCCAGCCGGGCTTCGATCTCCGAGGTCTTGCCGAGGTCGTCCAGGGACTCGAACTGGGCGTCCAGCGAGGAGGCGGCCAGCTCCTGCTTGCCCAGGGCCATGGCCTCCTCGCGGCGGACCTTCTCCTCGAAGCGGTTGAGGTCGCTCGTCGGGTCCAGCACGTCGATGTTCTTGACCGCGTCCATCATCGTGTTCTGGGCCTGTGCGGTCTTGGCCCGCGACACCAGTTCGTCGCGCTTCGCCGCCAGTTCCGTCAGCTTGGTCCTCATCGAGTCCAGGCCGGACTTCAGCTTGTCGACCACCTCGGTCTGGGCGGCGATCGTCGGCTCGGCCGTCTTCGCCTCCTTCTCCGACTGCATCTGGCGGCCGAGGGCGACCTTCGCGAGGTTGTCGAACTTGTCCGCGTCCGCGGCCGCCCCGGACATCCGCAGCTCGTCGGCCTTCTTGCTCGCCGCCAGGGCCTTGCCGCCCCACTCCGCGGCCGCCTCCACGTCCTCCGTGTGGTCCGCCTCCAGCATCCGCAGGTTGCCGATGGTGGTGGCGACGGCCTGCTCCGCCTCGGAGATGTTGTTCGTGTAGTCGCGGATCAGCTGGTCGAGCAGCTTCTGCGGGTCCTCCGCCTGGTCCAGCAGGGAGTTGATGTTGGCCTTGGCGAGCTGGGTGACGCGGCCGAGGATGGTCTGCTTGCTCATGTGCTCTGTCTCCTTGGGAACGAGGGTGAAAGGGAAGTGCCTGCGTTAGAAGCGGCCGCCGCCGCCCATGCGGCCGCGGGTCCCGCCGCCGCCGAAGGAGCCGGGGCCGCGGCCGCCGCCGCCCCCGAATCCGGAGATGTGTATGAGAGGCAGATTCGGGGGGTGGGGGCACGGTGAGACTACCTGGTCATCGGGTCAGTTCCGGTCGGACGAGACGGCGTAGCCGTTCGCGTCGGACGCGCGGATCCCGCTGCCGCCGTACCCGGTGGAGTGCTCGATGGAGTAGTCGGCCGAGTAGTCGGTGGAGTAGCCCGACGCGTACTCGCCGGAGTAGCCGTCGGCGTACCCGTCCGCGTACTCGTCGCCCTCGTCGTCGAGGTCTTCGGGGACCAGGCCCCAGACGATGAGGTCGCTGCGGCCGTCGGACCAGGAGCCGTCGGGGTTCTGGACGCGCACT harbors:
- a CDS encoding PspA/IM30 family protein produces the protein MSKQTILGRVTQLAKANINSLLDQAEDPQKLLDQLIRDYTNNISEAEQAVATTIGNLRMLEADHTEDVEAAAEWGGKALAASKKADELRMSGAAADADKFDNLAKVALGRQMQSEKEAKTAEPTIAAQTEVVDKLKSGLDSMRTKLTELAAKRDELVSRAKTAQAQNTMMDAVKNIDVLDPTSDLNRFEEKVRREEAMALGKQELAASSLDAQFESLDDLGKTSEIEARLAALKTGSLNKPY
- a CDS encoding SpoIIE family protein phosphatase; amino-acid sequence: MSREVVPGETWHDSLWHSSPPGSIYDYIKVASFSIGPDGLIDQWSLRAEELFGLTPAQAVGQDPVDAFMPPELRADGHRRVAGILDGKEWTGLIPFRIPGGDGRHGVAEIYVMPTRTESDERAALCVVVDVRALRRIESDLAASQAIFGQSPFGFLLFGTDLTVQRANRRFATVFGGAAEEHRGRTVHDYLPPHEADRMAEALRRVLETGDSVTDLQITGAAPGSREHRHWSINLYRVHGGTGRPIGVAGLGTDVTRRHLAAREAAGVRRNLALLNEAGHRIGNSLDLETTARELLDVTVPGFCDLAAVDLYQGLLLGDDDRPARPQGPGVPSLPGPGRAPSAPLRRVAFASAVSDAPLSGPGALVSVGEIHRYPAGSPGALALRTARPRLVEGGGPESGDLVQSTLVVPLVAHDTVVGLAQFSRTKGSEPFGERDRAVAVELAARAAVCIDNARLYRREHERALMLQRSLLPPGDPEAAGLDIACRYLPGNAATEVGGDWFDVIELPGHRTALVVGDVMGRGLRAAVAMGELRTAVRTLALLDLEPAEVLTALDEVARGLGAPGGSQQASRAALHSRDADRSEVYLATCVYAVYDPVTRRCTIANAGHMPPVLVEPVEEGGEPRPGLLLEIPPGMPLGVGGEPFEEVEVELPEGALLALYTDGLVESRDHPLEEGLRGLRDALADPARPLEEVCDHVLNTLDTRHGEDDIALLMARVQGLPVDAVGDWQLPREARSVGRARELARAKLPAWGLEGLLDTTELLVSELVTNALRYGEGEIRLRLLLDRTLVCEVWDANLAQPRRRRARDTDEGGRGLQLVGLLSAGWGTRRTHRGKTVWFELPLPGAVAESVTELSAEQLLSMYG